The following proteins are co-located in the uncultured Draconibacterium sp. genome:
- a CDS encoding cellulase family glycosylhydrolase, translating into MTTVAKYFFGFFLAISIVACGGSDEENEPEPFTPVLTASPASLTFDAVGGIETVSVNSNSTWSVSSSESWCKSSVQSSKANSSITISAETNYSKLERNAVITITSAGAADVNIAVSQSERVVDPKYTEYIEPDNTGMESDAKTLASQMYLGWNIVNTLEAIGGETAWGNPKVTNDLIVAVKAAGFNAIRIPCSWNQYLEEDETYFIIKESWLERVKEVVDYCVANDVYVVLNIHWDGGWMENNCTTDKQAEVDTKLAAIWQQIAIYFRDYDEHLLFAGANEPNVSNTSEATVLASHMQTFVNTVRATGGRNTYRNLIVQAPSTDIDKADNWMTMPEDNTENRLFAEVHYYTPWQFCGLEEDANWGKMYYFWGTPNHVAGAEDRFSTEYEEDFLAGQFQKMKTRLVDKGVPVILGEFGAISRSFPNNAEWQQKHDDSRAYFFEKVAELSKNNGLVPFLWDNGMLDRNTNTVGNEKAYNALITGAGNGTYPF; encoded by the coding sequence ATGACAACAGTAGCAAAATATTTTTTTGGCTTTTTTTTGGCTATTTCCATTGTGGCTTGTGGTGGTTCTGACGAAGAAAACGAACCGGAGCCATTTACACCCGTATTAACAGCTTCACCTGCTTCACTTACTTTTGATGCAGTGGGTGGCATCGAAACCGTATCGGTGAACAGTAATTCTACCTGGTCGGTTAGCAGTTCCGAAAGCTGGTGTAAATCGTCGGTGCAATCTTCCAAAGCAAATTCCAGTATTACCATTTCTGCCGAAACAAATTACAGTAAACTCGAACGAAATGCTGTAATAACAATTACTTCGGCAGGTGCTGCTGATGTGAACATTGCAGTTTCTCAATCTGAAAGAGTAGTTGACCCGAAATACACCGAATACATTGAGCCCGATAATACAGGTATGGAAAGCGATGCAAAAACACTTGCTTCTCAAATGTACCTGGGATGGAACATTGTAAATACACTTGAAGCCATTGGTGGTGAAACGGCCTGGGGTAATCCAAAGGTTACCAATGATTTGATCGTAGCTGTTAAAGCTGCCGGATTTAATGCCATTCGTATTCCTTGTTCGTGGAATCAATATCTCGAAGAAGATGAAACGTATTTTATTATAAAAGAATCGTGGTTGGAACGTGTAAAAGAAGTGGTGGATTATTGTGTTGCCAATGATGTTTATGTTGTTTTAAACATTCACTGGGATGGTGGATGGATGGAGAACAACTGTACAACAGATAAACAAGCTGAAGTGGATACTAAACTTGCAGCCATTTGGCAACAAATTGCCATTTATTTTCGCGATTACGACGAACACCTGTTGTTTGCCGGTGCAAACGAACCCAATGTAAGTAACACTTCTGAAGCAACAGTGCTGGCCTCACACATGCAAACATTTGTAAATACCGTGCGTGCAACCGGCGGACGAAATACCTACAGAAACCTGATTGTGCAAGCCCCTTCTACCGATATTGATAAAGCCGATAATTGGATGACAATGCCGGAAGACAATACAGAGAATCGCCTGTTTGCCGAAGTACATTATTATACACCCTGGCAGTTTTGCGGTTTGGAAGAGGATGCCAATTGGGGGAAGATGTATTATTTTTGGGGAACACCAAATCATGTAGCCGGAGCGGAAGATCGTTTTTCAACAGAGTACGAAGAGGATTTTTTAGCCGGACAATTTCAGAAAATGAAGACCAGGTTGGTTGATAAGGGAGTACCCGTAATTCTTGGAGAATTTGGTGCAATTAGCCGCAGCTTTCCGAATAATGCGGAGTGGCAACAAAAACACGACGATTCGCGTGCCTATTTCTTTGAAAAAGTAGCAGAGTTATCTAAAAACAATGGTTTGGTACCTTTCCTTTGGGACAACGGAATGTTAGACAGGAATACAAACACAGTTGGCAACGAAAAAGCATACAATGCTTTAATTACCGGTGCTGGTAACGGAACCTATCCCTTTTAA
- a CDS encoding TIM-barrel domain-containing protein produces the protein MKKIIVVLLIALVGISCSQKKWETTPAGVVVYPSNPAQNSAQLIQISPLGEEIIKVSASAKKELSKLESLVALPGNEPVKFEVEEQDDRLFISTAKTKVIVSTITGEIEFADENGNPILMEKANGGKTLTPMQVDGENGYAIQQVFQSSEDEAIYGLGQHQANEMNYKGKNEELFQYNTKVSVPFIVSNKNYGILWDNYSFSRFGDPRPYGQIDQLKLYDAEEKEGGLTATYIDDTRKGHVFVERQEATIDYENLETIQNFPADFSFDHAQINWEGKMEAAEDGVFNFLLYYAGYTKIWIDGELMVDKWRTAWNPSVAKFPVDMKKGRKYDVKLEWIPDGGVSYIGLKVLSPRAPEEQNNISFYSEMGDEINYYFMKGNSMDDVIKRYRTLTGKAQVMPKWAMGFWQSRERYKTQEELETTLAEFRKRHIPIDNIVQDWSYWKVDDWGSHDFDEARFPDAEGMVKYVHDNNARIMISVWPKFYLGTEHYNQFNENGWMYQQAIKDSIRDWIYPGYIGSFYDSYNADARKLFWKQIDSKLYEKGFDAWWLDATEPDILSNASVDYRKKLMNPTALGSSTKYFNAFALMNAKGIYEGQREKNPEDRVFILTRSGFAGMQRYGTTTWSGDIGTCWEDLEAQIPAGINFSMSGLPYWTMDIGGFSVQKKFERAKEGSEEMAEWRELNTRWYQFGAFVPLFRVHGQFPFREIYNLAPETHPAYKSMLYYNKLRYRLMPYIYSLTGAVYHNDYTLMRGLAMDFPSDKRVLNIGDQYLFGSSLMVCPVYHYKERNRDVYFPNNGGWYDMYTGKFIAGGQKLNVEAPYERMPLFVREGSVLPVGPEIEYTAQKTDAPIDLFVYTGKDGSFELYEDEGTNYDYEKGEFSVIAISWNEADGELTIGKRKGEFEGMAKEQAFRVVFVSKNNPVSIDEEVKAKVITYTGEELKVSL, from the coding sequence ATGAAAAAAATAATTGTTGTACTTCTGATTGCCCTGGTTGGTATATCGTGTTCACAAAAAAAATGGGAAACAACACCTGCCGGAGTTGTAGTGTACCCATCAAATCCTGCACAAAATTCAGCACAACTGATTCAGATTAGTCCGCTTGGTGAGGAAATTATTAAAGTCTCGGCCAGTGCAAAAAAGGAGTTAAGCAAGCTTGAAAGTTTGGTTGCTCTTCCTGGAAATGAGCCTGTGAAATTCGAAGTTGAGGAGCAGGACGATCGTTTGTTTATTTCAACTGCAAAAACAAAAGTTATTGTTTCAACTATTACAGGTGAAATAGAATTTGCTGATGAAAACGGAAATCCCATCCTAATGGAAAAGGCAAATGGTGGTAAAACACTTACTCCAATGCAGGTTGATGGGGAAAATGGGTACGCCATTCAGCAGGTATTTCAATCGTCGGAGGACGAAGCCATTTACGGTTTGGGCCAGCATCAGGCAAACGAAATGAATTACAAAGGAAAAAACGAGGAACTGTTTCAATACAACACAAAAGTTTCGGTTCCTTTTATAGTATCCAATAAAAATTACGGAATCCTTTGGGACAATTATTCATTTTCGCGTTTTGGAGATCCACGTCCGTATGGTCAGATCGATCAGCTAAAACTATATGATGCGGAAGAAAAAGAAGGTGGATTAACCGCAACTTATATCGACGATACACGAAAAGGCCATGTTTTTGTTGAAAGACAGGAAGCGACCATCGATTATGAAAATCTGGAAACCATTCAGAATTTTCCTGCCGATTTTAGTTTTGACCACGCACAAATAAACTGGGAAGGAAAAATGGAAGCGGCTGAAGATGGTGTGTTCAACTTTTTATTGTATTACGCCGGTTACACAAAAATATGGATTGACGGTGAATTGATGGTTGACAAATGGCGTACTGCCTGGAATCCATCGGTGGCCAAATTTCCGGTTGACATGAAAAAAGGCCGGAAATACGATGTTAAACTGGAATGGATTCCGGATGGCGGCGTTTCGTACATTGGACTAAAAGTACTATCTCCACGTGCTCCTGAAGAACAAAATAATATTTCGTTTTACTCCGAAATGGGCGACGAGATCAACTATTATTTTATGAAAGGAAATTCGATGGACGATGTGATAAAAAGATACCGCACATTAACCGGAAAAGCACAGGTAATGCCCAAATGGGCAATGGGTTTCTGGCAAAGCCGCGAGCGTTACAAAACCCAGGAAGAGCTGGAAACAACACTTGCCGAATTCAGAAAAAGACACATCCCGATTGATAATATTGTACAAGACTGGTCGTACTGGAAAGTAGATGATTGGGGAAGCCACGATTTTGATGAGGCGCGTTTCCCCGATGCAGAAGGAATGGTAAAATATGTTCACGACAACAATGCACGGATTATGATTTCGGTGTGGCCAAAATTCTATTTGGGTACCGAACATTACAATCAGTTTAACGAAAACGGATGGATGTATCAGCAAGCCATAAAAGACAGCATTCGCGACTGGATTTATCCGGGTTATATTGGTTCTTTTTACGATTCGTACAATGCGGATGCACGTAAATTGTTCTGGAAACAAATTGATTCAAAATTGTATGAAAAAGGATTTGATGCCTGGTGGCTGGATGCAACAGAACCTGATATTTTATCGAATGCCAGTGTTGATTACCGCAAAAAATTAATGAATCCAACGGCTTTGGGAAGTTCAACAAAATATTTTAACGCTTTCGCACTTATGAATGCCAAAGGGATTTACGAAGGACAGCGTGAGAAGAATCCGGAAGACAGGGTGTTTATTTTAACCCGTTCGGGTTTTGCCGGAATGCAACGTTACGGAACAACCACCTGGAGTGGCGATATTGGTACTTGCTGGGAAGACCTTGAGGCACAGATTCCTGCGGGGATAAATTTCTCAATGTCGGGTTTACCTTACTGGACCATGGATATTGGTGGTTTTAGTGTTCAAAAGAAATTCGAAAGAGCAAAAGAAGGCAGCGAAGAAATGGCTGAGTGGCGCGAGTTAAATACCCGCTGGTACCAGTTTGGTGCATTTGTGCCACTGTTCAGAGTGCACGGTCAGTTTCCGTTCCGCGAAATTTATAACCTGGCACCCGAAACACATCCGGCCTACAAATCAATGTTGTACTACAACAAATTACGGTATCGTTTAATGCCTTACATTTATAGTTTAACAGGTGCTGTTTATCACAACGATTATACACTTATGCGTGGTTTGGCCATGGATTTTCCTTCTGACAAACGCGTGTTGAATATTGGCGACCAGTATTTATTTGGTTCGTCGCTGATGGTTTGCCCGGTGTATCATTACAAAGAACGAAACAGAGATGTATATTTCCCAAACAACGGAGGTTGGTACGATATGTACACCGGAAAATTCATCGCCGGTGGTCAGAAACTAAATGTTGAAGCTCCTTACGAACGTATGCCTTTGTTTGTTCGCGAAGGTTCAGTACTTCCTGTTGGACCTGAAATTGAATACACCGCACAAAAAACAGACGCTCCGATTGATTTATTTGTGTACACCGGAAAAGATGGTTCGTTTGAACTTTACGAAGACGAAGGTACCAACTACGATTACGAAAAAGGAGAATTCTCTGTTATTGCGATTAGTTGGAACGAAGCGGACGGCGAACTAACCATTGGAAAACGCAAAGGCGAATTCGAAGGAATGGCGAAAGAACAAGCTTTCAGGGTAGTATTTGTTTCAAAAAACAATCCGGTTTCAATTGACGAAGAAGTAAAAGCAAAAGTCATTACATACACCGGTGAGGAATTAAAAGTTAGTTTGTAA